The window GCACCAATTACTCTTAACACACACCAAATTATGCAGATTTTATTACTTCAAAACTcaaattcttattaattttgatttggaTAGGCCCATCAGCGGTATATGAAGGTCTACTCTGAAAGCAATGATGAAAGTCTAGCAGGGAAAAGCTTCCAAGAATGCAAAGATCTTGCTGCTAGGCTGTCTGGAACATTTGTAGGCATCGCAAGAAAGAAATATAGACCAGATATATTGAAAATTGTTAAGGAAGGGATAGAGTATGCATTTACTGATGCCCCAAAACGATTATCTTTTCTGGAAGGTGCTCTGATTCAGTTTGTTATGAAACTTCCTGCATCTGACATCCTGGACATGTAAGACAGTGTTAtccttttttaatattaattatctgGAAGTTGTATTTGTATATTCTTCAGATATAACAAACATCTGACTATTGTCTGCTTTCTAGTCTAAGGGATGTGCAGGGAAGAACAGAATTTGTTAACACTGAAGTAGACCCAAGTGGATGGCGCCCTTATCACACATTTGTGAACAGCCTACAGGAGAAGTATGCCAAAAACGACGATTTACAAGGTATAGTTactcaaataaacaaaaatgtcATTAATTCTAGTTAACCAGTAGTTAACctgaataaatattttgattttgaagggagtatttttcttttttgtttgtttgtttgagttTTAGATGAAAAGGAGGGCGCAACTGTAAGACGACGAGGTCGCCCACGTAAGAAACGTGATTTGTCAGGAAAGAAACTATTCGATGATCAAATTtcaagtgaagaagaagaagagaatgcttctgaccaagaagaagaagaagaggaggaagaagaagaaatgccTTTAATACATTCAATTAAGTCTGCAGCCAAGCTCCGCAATTTGAGAGTTTCACGTGATTCAGTGCCAGCCAGCTAGCTCCTAGAATTCCTCTTTTAGATCTCTAAAGCCATTTTCTTGCTTCCCCTGCTCAATGATTGGGCaagtctttttcttttcttttcttttcttttctttttgctAGTTGTTGTGAATTATGTCTTGATTTTAGTGGTATACTGGTACTAGTTCTTACTTAACATATATACGGTTTGAATTTGAACTTGTATTTGGCATATACCAatacaatattttgatttattgttgtttttgaaaaagttgagtcctttattaaaattattgtcaAACAGGGAGCAACAATaatatgagttatttaaataattcaaccaaaacattttaatttcccTCTCATCAATAACAttatataaaatactaaaatatcattattacACAAAAACATTGTCAAAATTACACCAAAACATTGTCGCTTTAACATTAAGATGGAGGTTCATTAACCTTTTCTCTATAACATGGTAAGTTTGCACTGAATTTGAATGAGATGGGTCAGTTTTTTGTTTGCAAGCAATTGACTTGGATAGGTATTGAATTTGCAGAGACATTCAATTCAGAGCTTGTATAACACTTCAAAAACCATAGATTACTGTAAGGGGTAATCTCCCCAAATTGATCCACTTCCaactaaatcaaaatcaataaagcAGTTAACACattacaaaattcaaaattgttCAAATAATTAACCCTTCAACACCccaaaaaacaaaacacatgAGCTCGGCGTGAATCTTACTAAAAAAAAGTCTTGATTTCTCATATAGAAACTGATTTTTAATGGAACAAAATTACCAGTTAAGAAGAAATACTAGTTGGAGTAGTCCTCCCAGCAATCCTCAACAAAGGTGAGATGATCCCTTGTACTTCCTGCAAACACTCTTGAACTCTTATCTCTTCATCAACTGATCTTTTCAAATTCCTAATATGCCCTTTCAATGTATCATCGAAACCATTTATATCTTCAACCCTCATCTCCACCACCTTCTTCGTTAACCTCAACAACAATCCTGCAAATCTCGGCACTGTCGAATACTTCTGCAAGAAACCCAAAAGCAAACCGAGCTCTTCAATCTCCAAATTCGAAACACATCTCATCAACTTCTTCCTAGCCACAAGCTCCTCCATAACCGCCACCACTTCCTCTGGATTCTTCCCTTCCAAAACAGCCACCAAAGCTTCCTTATGCCTAAACTTCTTCAGCAACTTATCGTGGGCAGACAACTTCACCTTCTTCGGCTTCATTATCGCATAATCACCCTCAGTAGGCTTCTCGTTTTGCCCTCTTTGGAAATACCGGAAATACGATGGCCTTAAAGATCGTTTAACAGGTTCTAACTCCATTAGGGCATTATCCTCAGTCTTCTTGGTTTTCCTTTTTCCTGCATATATAATCCCATTTGAAGAACCTACAATTCTGGTTGATGTATCTGGAGAGAATGCAACTGATAACAATGGTGAAGGGAACCTCATTGAATATGTTATCTTGAATTTTCCATAATCAAAAGCTTTCAAATACCCATCTAATGAAACACTCAGTATTCGAGCTTCTTCACCACCTTCTTTCCCAATCTTTCCTACACAGATTGAAGTTACAGTCTTGTTATGACTCTCCATTGAATACAACAGTTTCCCACCTCCAATTACATCCCAGATCTTCACTGAATTCCCTCCAGCAGTTGCTATTAACCCACCGGATGGCAGGAATATCACATCCTCCACCGGGCTTCCATGTTTGAGATCCATAACAGAGGTTCTATTTGAAGAAACCCTAACATCCCAAACCTTAATTGAATGATCATAAGAACCTGTGACAAACATATCATCACTAGCTGGGGATCCATCTCCGCACCGAACGTAATCTTTGTGACCTAGGAGATTGTAAATAGGGGTTTCGGTCGCAACATCCCAATACTTGACGACCGCGTCATCACCGCCGGAGATGAGATGAAGCTTGTCAACGCGCGGGAACTTGACGAGGTGGACCGGCCTTGAATGGTTGCGGAGATGACGGAGAGAAGTTCGGCTCTTGACGTCGAATACTTTGATGACTCCGGAGTGAGACCCAGCAGCGATGAGGCGGCCATCTGATCGGTAAGAGGCGGAAGTGGCGGTATCGCTGAAGGCGGAGATGGTAGACTTGGGTTCGATAGTTTGGGAAGAGAATAGGGTAACGGTGGCTGAATGAGTGGCGGCGAAATCGTGAGGACTGATAGGAGAGAATGAGAGAGATGTGATTGAAGAGATTAAAGGTTTGCCTAGCGGCTGCGGTTTGAATGATTTCCAGAATCTGGATTCTGGGTTTGATTCAGAAGTGTTTGTGTTTGGCTTGAGCTTTGCTTTCACTGGGTAAGTCTTCACAAGTTCTTGTTCCGCCATTGAAGCTCAAGAAGTAAGCTCCTCTTCTGGCGGCGACTCTGGTTTCTGCCCTGGTTATTATGAAGAATATATAGGGATAACATTTGTATTTTGATCcttatatttaaatgtaaatcTAATTTAGACCCCAAATGAAAACATTGTTTAACTTTAACCCTTTTAGAGGTAAGTTCGACTTAATTTTTCccattacattttttttattcaacatgttaatttctctcttttggaCAGTAATTATAAAAATCTGGTTTTTATTTAATGAGTTAGTCAATTTTGACTATTTGACCTTAAATTGATATTAAGTAATAATTGTAttgaatagtttttttttttatttgtaatgagATTTTGTTcgatatagattttttttatttgcaaTGATATTTTACTTGATATACATATAGATATAAAATCGAAATGAATGAGACcgtttataataaaattaaacttaaaaatataagaatttagcCCTCTTGTAAATTGAATAGGGTGGCACtcaaaatatattcataaaatctctatatatataaagatgcttaatttttaaagtgtccggattaccgggtcgagagttatggttaatttagatatatgtgagagtaaattgatacttgggtcggattgtggattgacccgcccataaacttaaaacggttaaaaataaaattaaaaatgctataagtatgattcgaacttgcaacataacaaaacaagtatgacattttaaccaattaggctaataagactttataatttaaattcaacccaaaatttgataaacgcgtgacattttaacaatataagtttaactttttaactaattaatctatatatatatatataatgatgcttaatttttaaagtgtccagattgccgggtcgagagctgtggttaatttggatatatgtgagaataaatggatatttgggtcggattgtgggttgacccgcccataaacttaaaacggttaaaaataaaattaaaaatgctataagtatggttcgaacttgcaacctaacaaaacaaatacaaccttttaaccaactagactaataacactttatattcaGCCCAAAATTTGAAAAcggcgtgacattttaacaatataagttcaactttttaactaactaatctatatatatataatgatgcttaatttttaaagtgtccagattgtcgggtgctataggtatggttcgaacttgcaaactaacaaaaacaagtacaatcttttaaccaactaggctaataacactttatattttaaattcaacccaaaatttgataaacgcgtgaaattttaacaatataagttcaactttttaactaactaatctatatatatatataatgatgcttaatttttaaagtgtccggattgtcgggtcgagagctgtggttaatttggatatatgtgagagtaaatggatactttggtcggattttgggttgacccgcccataaacttaaaacggttaaaaataaaaataaaaatgttataggtatgattcgaatttgcaacctaataaacaagtacaaccttttaactaactagactaataacactttatattttaaattcaactcaaaatttgataaacgtgtgacattttaacaatataagttcaactttttaactaactaatctatatatatatatatataatgatgcttaatttttaaagtgtccgaattgtcgggtcgagagctgtggttaatttggatatatgtgagaataaatggatacttgggtcggattttaggttgacccgcccataaaatttttatcgtaatatttttttcacgattttttatattattactcgtgcaaatgcacgggataaaTGCTAGTAcgataaaatataactatttcaaataatatgagACTTGAATGTCTTTCTATCTTCaagttattaaatttgattttttgggTTGAAATAAGAAGGTATGATGACAAATTATTGAGTCCACTTTAGATTAGTCAAATAGACTCAAGACATACACAAGTTGACATGAAAACCTGATTATATTTAGagtaattttgtatttatttacaTCATTCTTTTTATATTGAGTGCAATCTTGACATTTGAATGAAAAGtgattaaataataactaaaaaatattaaaaaacaatgtGTATCTTCAATTTTAAAGaacaattaaaataacattataatatatttagatttaCAGACAAATTATTTTAGTTGCAAAATGCAATATCAatgaacaaattatttaaattcattttttcaaagtaaaatgacATAATAGTTTACAATAAAAACAAACTTTTTATTCCTCAAAATAATGTTTGCTCTTTAAAATCAACTTGCATCCCCTTAGTCCTTACAAAGATGTACCATTGACCTTTGAGATGGTGCAAGAAACCAAATAACcatcataatatttattaatcaacTCAATTATATCACATggaacaaattaataaataaagaagatgAATGTCCGCAATTATGTTGGCTAATGAATCGTTACTAGAAAATACTTGGTCTTAAGGCTCCTTCGGGCCATATCTAACGTTATCATAGCGAGAAAATTATTAGCCTtgagacataaaaaaaataaagataatatatttgtttaaacatTGAATCTTCAATCATGAAATGTGATGGCGTTATACAGTAATTTAAATTGCTAGATTGAAAGCAAATAAAGTGGAAATTTGAGTGTCAAATTCTGACTCTTTTGCCACAAAGAAGCATCAACCTTTAACATATAGTTAGTGGTCATAGAAGACAGTCACACAATGGATATCTCACTAATCAAATATGTTTGATATCATTTTGATTATGAGacaaaaatatgtcaaattaaACAATATGTGTTAAAAAGGTACTCattgaaaaatgatttttatttttattatttaaatgtaagATGCTAGTACGATCTCCTATTTAAAGGGTTCTATTTGAGAACTCAATCCCTCctgatttttgttattttatgaaccacacttagaatttttttcagtTAACCCAACAAAAATACTACCAATTAAGAGCCTACATTTTCTTCATGACTGCATCCTAAGCTCATAAAGATGcatacttattaagtatcaatactaattacatataaattgaagcaaatatatttgaattatatatatatatatatatatatatatatatatatatatata is drawn from Impatiens glandulifera chromosome 3, dImpGla2.1, whole genome shotgun sequence and contains these coding sequences:
- the LOC124930748 gene encoding protein SLOW WALKER 1, producing the protein MAEQELVKTYPVKAKLKPNTNTSESNPESRFWKSFKPQPLGKPLISSITSLSFSPISPHDFAATHSATVTLFSSQTIEPKSTISAFSDTATSASYRSDGRLIAAGSHSGVIKVFDVKSRTSLRHLRNHSRPVHLVKFPRVDKLHLISGGDDAVVKYWDVATETPIYNLLGHKDYVRCGDGSPASDDMFVTGSYDHSIKVWDVRVSSNRTSVMDLKHGSPVEDVIFLPSGGLIATAGGNSVKIWDVIGGGKLLYSMESHNKTVTSICVGKIGKEGGEEARILSVSLDGYLKAFDYGKFKITYSMRFPSPLLSVAFSPDTSTRIVGSSNGIIYAGKRKTKKTEDNALMELEPVKRSLRPSYFRYFQRGQNEKPTEGDYAIMKPKKVKLSAHDKLLKKFRHKEALVAVLEGKNPEEVVAVMEELVARKKLMRCVSNLEIEELGLLLGFLQKYSTVPRFAGLLLRLTKKVVEMRVEDINGFDDTLKGHIRNLKRSVDEEIRVQECLQEVQGIISPLLRIAGRTTPTSISS